In Macadamia integrifolia cultivar HAES 741 chromosome 1, SCU_Mint_v3, whole genome shotgun sequence, a single window of DNA contains:
- the LOC122086002 gene encoding alcohol dehydrogenase 1-like isoform X1 — protein MGFGFLRSSINLKDLETAVAWEAGKPLSIEEVEVAPPQAMEVRLKILYTSLCHTDVYFWEAKGQNPLFPRIFGHEAGGIVESVGEGVTDLKPGDHVLPVFTGECKECVHCKSEESNMCSLLRINTDRGVMIGDGKSRFSKNGKPIYHFLGTSTFSEYTVCHVGSVAKINPLAPLDKVCVLSCGISTGFGATVNVAKPPKGSTVAVFGLGAVGLAAAEGARISGASRIIGVNRNSNRFHIAKKFGVTEFVNPKDYEKPVQEVIAEMTDGGVDRSIECTGNIDAMISAFECVHDGWGVAVLVGVPHKDAVFKTHPMNLLSEKTLKGTFFGNYKPRSDLPSVVEKYMNKELELEKFITHEVPFSEINKAFEYMLKGEGLRCIIRMEE, from the exons TGGCATGGGAAGCAGGGAAGCCATTGTCCATTGAGGAAGTGGAGGTGGCACCACCTCAAGCAATGGAAGTTCGTCTGAAGATCCTCTATACCTCCCTGTGCCACACTGATGTCTACTTCTGGGAGGCCAAG GGACAGAATCCTCTGTTTCCTCGTATCTTTGGCCATGAGGCTGGAGG gaTTGTGGAGAGTGTGGGAGAAGGTGTGACTGATTTGAAACCAGGAGACCATGTCCTCCCTGTGTTTACAGGAGAATGCAAGGAGTGTGTCCACTGCAAATCAGAGGAAAGCAATATGTGCAGCCTTCTCAGGATAAACACAGATAGGGGTGTGATGATTGGTGATGGTAAGTCAAGGTTCTCGAAAAATGGGAAGCCCATCTACCACTTTCTGGGAACTTCCACCTTCAGTGAATATACCGTGTGCCATGTTGGATCTGTTGCTAAGATCAACCCTTTGGCACCTCTAGATAAAGTCTGTGTTCTCAGCTGTGGAATCTCTACAG GTTTTGGTGCCACTGTGAATGTTGCAAAACCTCCAAAGGGTTCAACAGTAGCTGTTTTTGGATTGGGAGCTGTGGGCCTCGCT GCTGCTGAAGGGGCCAGGATTTCTGGTGCTTCTAGGATTATTGGTGTTAATAGGAACTCCAACAGATTCCATATAG CAAAGAAGTTTGGTGTAACAGAGTTTGTGAATCCTAAAGACTACGAGAAACCAGTTCAAGAG GTAATTGCTGAGATGACTGATGGAGGAGTTGATCGGAGCATCGAATGCACTGGAAACATTGATGCCATGATCTCTGCTTTTGAATGTGTCCATGAT GGTTGGGGTGTGGCTGTTCTTGTGGGTGTTCCACACAAAGATGCTGTTTTCAAGACCCATCCCATGAACCTATTGAGTGAAAAAACTCTCAAGGGAACCTTCTTCGGGAACTACAAACCGCGCTCTGATCTTCCTTCTGTTGTTGAAAAGTACATGAATAAG GAACTTGAACTAGAGAAATTCATTACACATGAAGTCCCATTCTCAGAGATCAACAAGGCCTTCGAATATATGCTTAAAGGAGAAGGTCTAAGGTGCATCATCCGAATGGAAGAATAA
- the LOC122086002 gene encoding alcohol dehydrogenase 2-like isoform X2, whose protein sequence is MSSTTGKVIRCRAAVAWEAGKPLSIEEVEVAPPQAMEVRLKILYTSLCHTDVYFWEAKGQNPLFPRIFGHEAGGIVESVGEGVTDLKPGDHVLPVFTGECKECVHCKSEESNMCSLLRINTDRGVMIGDGKSRFSKNGKPIYHFLGTSTFSEYTVCHVGSVAKINPLAPLDKVCVLSCGISTGFGATVNVAKPPKGSTVAVFGLGAVGLAAAEGARISGASRIIGVNRNSNRFHIAKKFGVTEFVNPKDYEKPVQEVIAEMTDGGVDRSIECTGNIDAMISAFECVHDGWGVAVLVGVPHKDAVFKTHPMNLLSEKTLKGTFFGNYKPRSDLPSVVEKYMNKELELEKFITHEVPFSEINKAFEYMLKGEGLRCIIRMEE, encoded by the exons TGGCATGGGAAGCAGGGAAGCCATTGTCCATTGAGGAAGTGGAGGTGGCACCACCTCAAGCAATGGAAGTTCGTCTGAAGATCCTCTATACCTCCCTGTGCCACACTGATGTCTACTTCTGGGAGGCCAAG GGACAGAATCCTCTGTTTCCTCGTATCTTTGGCCATGAGGCTGGAGG gaTTGTGGAGAGTGTGGGAGAAGGTGTGACTGATTTGAAACCAGGAGACCATGTCCTCCCTGTGTTTACAGGAGAATGCAAGGAGTGTGTCCACTGCAAATCAGAGGAAAGCAATATGTGCAGCCTTCTCAGGATAAACACAGATAGGGGTGTGATGATTGGTGATGGTAAGTCAAGGTTCTCGAAAAATGGGAAGCCCATCTACCACTTTCTGGGAACTTCCACCTTCAGTGAATATACCGTGTGCCATGTTGGATCTGTTGCTAAGATCAACCCTTTGGCACCTCTAGATAAAGTCTGTGTTCTCAGCTGTGGAATCTCTACAG GTTTTGGTGCCACTGTGAATGTTGCAAAACCTCCAAAGGGTTCAACAGTAGCTGTTTTTGGATTGGGAGCTGTGGGCCTCGCT GCTGCTGAAGGGGCCAGGATTTCTGGTGCTTCTAGGATTATTGGTGTTAATAGGAACTCCAACAGATTCCATATAG CAAAGAAGTTTGGTGTAACAGAGTTTGTGAATCCTAAAGACTACGAGAAACCAGTTCAAGAG GTAATTGCTGAGATGACTGATGGAGGAGTTGATCGGAGCATCGAATGCACTGGAAACATTGATGCCATGATCTCTGCTTTTGAATGTGTCCATGAT GGTTGGGGTGTGGCTGTTCTTGTGGGTGTTCCACACAAAGATGCTGTTTTCAAGACCCATCCCATGAACCTATTGAGTGAAAAAACTCTCAAGGGAACCTTCTTCGGGAACTACAAACCGCGCTCTGATCTTCCTTCTGTTGTTGAAAAGTACATGAATAAG GAACTTGAACTAGAGAAATTCATTACACATGAAGTCCCATTCTCAGAGATCAACAAGGCCTTCGAATATATGCTTAAAGGAGAAGGTCTAAGGTGCATCATCCGAATGGAAGAATAA